One window of Flavobacteriales bacterium genomic DNA carries:
- a CDS encoding c-type cytochrome yields MRPTLWMAALLLVILAIVACTKDEATMAVADAPFILQLPPGAPAPPVPADNPLTLASVKLGKALFFDERLSLGRGISCASCHQPGRAFSDTVALSIGVGGLTGFRNAPTLANVAYPPLLMRDGGAPSLEQQVLIPLLDTVEMDATVDAVVAALGDVEPYRSGSMAAYGRPFDLFVLTAALASYERTLISGHSRFDRFFYQNDSSALTAEEQRGWAIFNDERGKCSACHSGFDLSDHDFHNIGTSLDHTSDAGRQRLTLHPGDRGKFKTPTLRNIALTAPYMHDGSMATLVEAVEHFNSGGLADPNKDPLLEPLQLSNQEKADLVAFLRTLTDERPLDTVE; encoded by the coding sequence ATGAGACCGACGTTGTGGATGGCCGCCCTGTTGCTGGTGATACTGGCTATTGTCGCTTGCACCAAGGATGAAGCGACCATGGCGGTTGCCGATGCTCCGTTCATACTTCAACTGCCACCTGGCGCACCCGCACCTCCCGTTCCTGCGGACAATCCGCTCACGCTGGCTTCGGTGAAGCTTGGCAAAGCTTTGTTCTTCGATGAGCGCCTTTCACTGGGCCGCGGCATTTCCTGTGCCTCGTGCCATCAACCGGGCCGGGCCTTCAGCGATACCGTGGCCTTGAGCATTGGCGTGGGAGGCCTCACCGGTTTCCGCAACGCGCCGACCTTGGCCAATGTGGCCTATCCTCCGTTGTTGATGCGCGATGGCGGTGCACCGTCGCTGGAACAGCAGGTACTGATCCCGTTGCTGGACACGGTGGAGATGGATGCCACAGTGGATGCGGTGGTCGCGGCGCTGGGCGATGTGGAGCCTTATCGCTCCGGTAGCATGGCCGCTTACGGCAGGCCCTTCGACCTGTTCGTGCTCACTGCGGCATTGGCCTCCTATGAGCGCACCTTGATCAGCGGGCATTCACGCTTCGACCGCTTTTTCTACCAAAACGATTCAAGCGCACTGACAGCGGAGGAGCAACGTGGATGGGCGATCTTCAACGACGAACGCGGGAAATGCTCCGCCTGCCATTCGGGCTTCGACCTCAGCGACCACGATTTTCACAACATCGGGACGTCGTTGGACCATACGAGCGACGCAGGACGGCAACGCCTCACTTTGCACCCCGGCGACCGCGGCAAGTTCAAGACGCCCACGTTGCGCAACATCGCACTCACCGCGCCGTATATGCACGACGGCAGCATGGCGACCTTGGTGGAAGCGGTCGAACACTTCAACAGCGGCGGCCTTGCCGACCCGAACAAGGACCCGTTGCTGGAACCGTTGCAGCTAAGCAACCAAGAGAAAGCAGATCTCGTCGCCTTTTTACGGACGCTCACGGATGAGCGACCTTTGGACACCGTGGAATGA
- a CDS encoding cytochrome-c peroxidase produces MNRSALIHFALAIAVITLAGCRRDKPEPTPTAIGTPYHLEIPSNLPPMDIPADNPMTVEGVGLGRFLFYDERLSGDNGMSCATCHAPALAFTDGKAVSKGIDSIAGNRSAMPLINLGYGQFFFWDGRAASLEQQILQPVTNPIEMHETWPSAMSKLQADAAYPTLFANTFGTDQVDSLLVAKAIAQFIRTMISGNSPFDKFRRGEDFLSTDAQVGFDLFKKEGGAIGQIIPVAGSSPVVGQGGADCFHCHTEAAGLFTDEQFHNNGLDTVFADAGRAGVTNNPADMAKFKTPTLRNIMVTAPYMHDGRFATIDQVLDHYNSGGHASSTVDPFMKFTDPEMQLGLDPTKRQQIITFLNSLTDDEFLTNPAFTDPGPPHL; encoded by the coding sequence ATGAACCGATCCGCCCTCATACACTTCGCATTGGCGATCGCCGTGATCACCTTGGCAGGATGCCGCCGTGACAAACCTGAGCCGACGCCGACCGCGATCGGCACGCCCTATCATCTTGAGATCCCCAGCAATCTGCCGCCGATGGACATCCCGGCTGACAATCCGATGACCGTGGAGGGCGTGGGCTTGGGCCGCTTCCTGTTCTACGATGAGCGACTGAGCGGTGACAACGGCATGAGCTGTGCGACTTGCCACGCCCCAGCGTTGGCGTTCACGGACGGTAAAGCAGTTTCCAAGGGCATTGACAGCATCGCCGGTAACCGGAGCGCCATGCCGTTGATCAACTTGGGGTACGGGCAATTCTTCTTCTGGGACGGCAGAGCGGCCAGCTTGGAGCAACAGATCCTCCAGCCGGTGACGAACCCGATCGAGATGCACGAGACTTGGCCCAGCGCAATGAGCAAGCTACAAGCCGATGCGGCTTACCCGACGCTCTTCGCGAACACATTCGGGACCGACCAGGTCGATTCGCTGTTGGTGGCCAAGGCCATTGCCCAGTTCATCCGTACCATGATCAGTGGCAACAGTCCGTTCGACAAGTTCCGTAGGGGTGAAGACTTCTTGTCGACTGACGCCCAAGTGGGCTTCGACCTGTTCAAGAAAGAAGGTGGAGCCATCGGCCAGATCATACCCGTGGCAGGCAGCTCTCCGGTGGTGGGCCAAGGCGGTGCGGACTGCTTCCATTGCCACACCGAAGCCGCAGGGCTTTTCACCGATGAGCAGTTCCACAACAACGGGCTGGACACCGTGTTCGCGGACGCCGGACGTGCCGGTGTGACGAACAACCCTGCGGACATGGCGAAGTTCAAGACGCCGACGCTGCGGAACATCATGGTGACGGCGCCCTACATGCATGATGGCCGCTTTGCCACTATCGACCAGGTGTTGGACCACTACAATTCCGGTGGCCATGCCTCATCCACGGTGGACCCGTTCATGAAGTTCACGGACCCGGAAATGCAATTGGGGCTGGACCCCACGAAGCGCCAGCAGATCATCACCTTTCTCAACTCATTGACGGATGATGAATTCCTGACGAACCCGGCATTCACTGACCCGGGACCGCCGCACTTGTAG
- a CDS encoding NAD(P)/FAD-dependent oxidoreductase has product MGNFDLCVIGGGPAGYAAAMRAIDLGKRVALIERDRIGGTGIYNGALASKTLWELSHRVATANEVLLGRGKEPFRLSWEEISKALNEAQFERKYLFSCHMQMLAARPGEAGRMFKHIRGSAAFVDPHNLLVTREGTSTCISADHFIIATGSRPRSLPGIAVDERKILSSDGIFGIEELPKSIVIIGAGVVGCEFATIFSNFGSTKVHLIDRAPRILPFEDEDVSELVARNLERKGVVIHHQAQLQRIAAEPDAVRYLLRYENGGTEEVAVEKALLSVGRVANVESLGLDLAGVDLDDKGNVLLSETTTSQPHIHVVGDAMGTNMLVNIGELEGRHAVERIWDVHRNALSHANVSTIMFLDPEVAGVGLNEQDCRKRNIAHRTARIDYSCLARAIAMRRTNGFFKLIVTDDDDMTVLGMRAVGEHASSAIQAVALMMSSGMGIRELASLMHPHPSITEGVQECARMLLGTSIFKPEVLNDRMHCGIWRPNAAEKAA; this is encoded by the coding sequence ATGGGCAACTTCGACCTCTGCGTCATCGGTGGCGGACCTGCGGGTTATGCCGCGGCCATGCGCGCCATCGACCTCGGTAAGCGGGTGGCCCTCATCGAGCGTGACCGCATCGGTGGCACCGGGATCTACAACGGGGCGCTTGCCTCTAAGACCTTGTGGGAGCTGAGCCACCGCGTGGCCACCGCGAACGAAGTGCTGCTCGGCAGGGGCAAGGAACCCTTTCGGCTTTCCTGGGAGGAGATCTCCAAGGCGCTCAACGAAGCGCAGTTCGAACGCAAATACCTCTTCTCGTGCCACATGCAAATGCTGGCCGCACGACCCGGCGAAGCGGGCCGCATGTTCAAACACATCCGGGGGAGTGCAGCTTTTGTGGACCCGCATAACCTGCTGGTGACGCGCGAAGGCACGTCCACTTGCATTTCAGCGGACCACTTCATCATCGCCACTGGAAGCCGACCGAGAAGCCTGCCCGGGATCGCGGTGGATGAACGCAAGATCCTTTCCAGCGATGGCATCTTCGGCATCGAGGAACTCCCCAAGAGCATCGTCATCATCGGTGCCGGCGTGGTGGGCTGCGAGTTCGCCACCATCTTCAGCAACTTCGGATCGACCAAAGTGCATCTGATCGACCGGGCGCCGCGGATACTTCCGTTCGAGGATGAGGATGTCTCCGAGCTTGTCGCACGGAACCTCGAGCGTAAAGGTGTTGTCATCCATCACCAGGCCCAGCTTCAGCGGATCGCTGCTGAACCGGATGCCGTACGCTACCTCTTGCGCTATGAAAATGGTGGCACGGAGGAAGTGGCCGTGGAGAAAGCACTGCTGTCCGTGGGCCGCGTGGCGAACGTGGAGAGCTTAGGCCTTGATCTTGCCGGCGTGGATCTGGATGATAAAGGGAATGTGTTGCTGTCGGAAACGACCACCTCACAGCCTCACATCCATGTGGTCGGTGATGCCATGGGCACCAATATGCTGGTCAACATCGGTGAGCTCGAAGGCAGGCATGCCGTGGAACGCATTTGGGACGTACACCGGAATGCGCTCAGCCATGCGAACGTGAGCACGATCATGTTCCTCGACCCCGAGGTGGCCGGCGTCGGATTGAACGAACAGGATTGCAGGAAGCGGAATATCGCGCACCGCACGGCCCGCATCGATTACTCCTGCCTTGCAAGGGCCATCGCCATGCGGCGAACGAACGGCTTCTTTAAATTGATCGTCACGGACGATGATGACATGACCGTGCTGGGCATGCGTGCAGTGGGCGAGCATGCCAGCAGCGCCATACAGGCCGTGGCCCTGATGATGAGCTCCGGCATGGGCATCCGCGAGCTGGCTTCGCTCATGCATCCCCACCCAAGTATTACGGAAGGGGTGCAGGAATGCGCGCGCATGCTGTTAGGCACAAGCATCTTCAAGCCGGAAGTGCTCAACGACCGCATGCACTGCGGGATCTGGAGGCCGAACGCGGCGGAAAAGGCAGCGTGA
- a CDS encoding PKD domain-containing protein: MTIRRSLLFPACIALSVASMAQCPQLFDSQGNPSDAPVWISCSGGNFTLLVASSTATGAYTIDWGDGSAVQSGAGLAPPQTVSHVYAAAVAVYTVNFTDIASGCVVTGTVTMEQSTSASIQIPVGGLTQVCAPQNVDFINSSTNTSPNTVFQWNFGDGTTWVTYDYTNLGQVLSHTYLPGTVGCETTVRLSAENACNTLQGGPSIATFNPIRVWDIDTANISPSATLLCWPDNEVTYLNTTNRNCLTQGNIFQRYESWNFGDYWGAGHDSIIDWTPWPPTFPHTIAYPAIGTYEVMMLDSNYCGIDTAYVTINIVPPPSVTLTANPTPVCAGHPVHFNETTIGGANYFQWDFDDGNGFNWTSAGDQDHTFNTQGTYDVRYAASIQGATAGCADTAMATVTVLPSPTAQFTLDEHAACTSLTTDPTNTSINAANYLWDFGDGTTDTQPDPPPHTYPTEGDYVITLTASNNQGCDNTATDTVHVYGVPQPVIGAQNVCEGAPAQFADLTVTAPGNPVQQWLWDFGDGSTDTVQAPEHLYAGGATYTVTLTVTTPYCSGTGTSTITVEPKPVAAISADPLSGCSPMDVTFTNASTGATNYVWYFGDGGNSNASDPVHTYLNPGTVDSVYTARLVASTASGCSDTVNTVITVAPTVLSMFTHDALPGCAPLDVNFTNNSTGATNFQWDFGDGTTSTVNSPSHTYVNQTGVLQVLTVTLAVSNWAGCSSTSQQSITVYPAPNFTFSAQPDSGCTPLLVVFPSVIGAVSYQWNFGDGSTGGGPTPQHTYINSTDSMLHFNVSLVATNAFGCVDSTSGVIVVYPSPVAAFTIASTSGCHPLTTTLTNTSQGASAYHWSYGDGQTSDTLASVHGHSWYNYQGPGASSNPVSLTAISDEGCTNTATATVQVFPQVHAAFVADSAGCSPLNPHFVNLSTGAGSYLWTFGDGGGSASTNPAHLYSQSGLADTLFHPVLIANSSFGCSDTATTTVLVHPAPIAQFTAAPATGCAPVTINFQDLTIGAASMIWQFGDGTFQNAMPGNISHDYVNNGTGLVQYPVHLTATSPFGCTDTSTVPVTVYPAIEALFQLPAEACSPAVVNLTDESTGTTQALWNMGDGVTLVGTDITHTYVNPGTTDITYTVTLTATSAYGCTRTLQHDIVIHPAPSASFIATPFSQVFPDATVTFNNTTPNGQWGYSWSMGDGSNSTAEDPAAYTYSTWGTYTVLLTVSTGMCTDTASQQVTIVPPLPTASFIGSGEGCAPLTISFMNTSLLAQGYQWQFGDGATSIAENPVHEYYTPGTYTVSLTAFGMNGGTSTMVKLDSVIVHPSAMAFFTLQPAEVVAPTQPLFTYNLSTNSSSYVWDFGDGSFSNDAAPVHYYQTPGVFDISLIANNVWNCPDTFSIPGAVTAIAGGEITFPNAFTPGNNGPTDGVYDPNSFDNDIFHPLSKGVQEYKLQVFNRWGELLFETADINTGWDGYYRGHLSKQDVYVWKAYAKFVTGDEKRMTGDLTLLR, encoded by the coding sequence ATGACCATCCGAAGATCGTTGCTATTCCCGGCCTGCATTGCACTATCGGTCGCCTCCATGGCGCAGTGCCCGCAGTTGTTCGACAGCCAAGGGAACCCCAGCGACGCACCGGTCTGGATCAGCTGCTCGGGAGGCAATTTCACGTTGCTCGTGGCTTCAAGCACCGCCACCGGGGCTTACACGATCGACTGGGGCGACGGAAGCGCCGTGCAGAGCGGCGCAGGATTGGCGCCACCTCAAACCGTAAGCCATGTGTATGCCGCCGCCGTGGCCGTGTACACGGTCAATTTCACGGATATCGCCAGTGGATGCGTGGTCACCGGCACGGTGACGATGGAGCAGAGCACCAGTGCCTCGATCCAGATCCCCGTGGGCGGCCTCACCCAGGTCTGCGCACCGCAGAACGTGGACTTCATCAACAGCAGCACCAACACCTCGCCCAATACGGTCTTCCAATGGAACTTCGGTGACGGCACCACATGGGTCACCTACGACTATACGAACCTGGGCCAGGTCCTGTCGCACACCTACCTGCCCGGCACCGTGGGCTGCGAGACGACCGTGCGGCTCAGCGCCGAGAACGCTTGCAACACCTTGCAGGGCGGCCCCAGCATCGCCACGTTCAACCCGATCCGGGTCTGGGACATCGACACGGCGAACATCTCCCCCAGCGCCACTTTGCTCTGCTGGCCGGACAATGAGGTGACCTACCTCAACACCACCAACAGGAACTGCCTTACCCAAGGCAACATCTTCCAGCGTTACGAATCCTGGAACTTCGGTGATTACTGGGGTGCAGGCCACGACTCCATCATTGACTGGACCCCTTGGCCGCCGACCTTTCCGCACACCATCGCCTACCCGGCCATCGGCACCTACGAGGTGATGATGCTGGACAGCAACTATTGCGGGATCGACACCGCATATGTGACGATCAACATCGTGCCACCACCCTCTGTGACCTTGACGGCCAACCCCACGCCGGTATGCGCCGGCCACCCGGTACACTTCAATGAGACCACCATTGGAGGTGCCAACTACTTCCAGTGGGACTTTGACGACGGCAACGGATTCAACTGGACCTCGGCGGGGGATCAGGACCACACGTTCAACACCCAAGGCACTTACGACGTGCGCTACGCCGCAAGTATTCAAGGCGCCACGGCGGGCTGCGCGGACACGGCCATGGCTACCGTGACGGTACTGCCGAGCCCCACGGCACAATTCACCCTGGACGAGCACGCCGCCTGCACCTCCCTCACTACTGACCCGACCAACACCAGCATCAACGCGGCGAACTACCTGTGGGACTTCGGCGACGGCACCACGGATACACAGCCAGACCCGCCCCCGCACACGTATCCCACGGAAGGCGACTATGTGATCACCCTCACCGCCTCGAACAATCAGGGCTGCGACAACACCGCGACCGATACCGTGCATGTCTATGGCGTACCCCAGCCGGTGATCGGTGCACAGAACGTTTGTGAAGGAGCACCCGCGCAGTTCGCCGACCTTACGGTGACCGCCCCGGGGAACCCGGTCCAGCAATGGCTTTGGGACTTCGGCGATGGTAGCACCGACACGGTTCAAGCGCCTGAACACCTCTATGCCGGAGGTGCCACGTACACCGTGACGCTCACGGTCACCACACCTTACTGTTCCGGCACAGGCACCTCCACGATCACGGTGGAACCGAAACCGGTGGCCGCGATCAGTGCCGATCCGTTGAGCGGCTGCTCCCCGATGGACGTGACCTTCACCAATGCGAGCACGGGCGCCACGAACTATGTATGGTACTTCGGCGACGGCGGAAACAGCAATGCTTCCGACCCGGTGCATACCTACCTGAACCCGGGGACCGTGGACAGTGTGTATACCGCCCGCTTAGTGGCCAGCACGGCCTCCGGATGCAGCGATACGGTGAACACCGTCATCACCGTGGCCCCCACCGTACTGTCCATGTTCACCCATGATGCACTCCCGGGGTGCGCGCCGTTGGACGTGAATTTCACCAACAACAGCACCGGCGCAACGAACTTCCAATGGGACTTCGGCGACGGCACGACCAGCACGGTCAATTCACCTTCGCACACCTACGTCAACCAAACAGGAGTGCTCCAAGTGCTGACGGTGACGCTCGCGGTGAGCAACTGGGCGGGATGCAGCAGTACGAGTCAGCAGAGCATCACGGTGTACCCCGCACCCAACTTCACCTTCAGTGCACAGCCGGACAGCGGATGCACGCCTTTGCTCGTGGTATTTCCTTCGGTGATCGGGGCGGTGAGCTACCAATGGAACTTCGGTGATGGAAGTACCGGCGGAGGCCCCACACCGCAGCACACGTACATCAACAGCACGGACAGCATGCTCCACTTCAACGTGAGCTTGGTGGCCACGAACGCCTTCGGATGCGTCGACAGTACTTCAGGCGTGATCGTCGTCTATCCCTCGCCGGTGGCGGCATTCACCATCGCATCCACGTCAGGATGCCATCCGCTGACCACCACCTTGACCAATACTTCCCAAGGTGCCAGCGCGTACCATTGGTCATACGGCGACGGGCAAACTTCCGATACACTGGCCTCCGTTCATGGGCACAGCTGGTACAATTACCAAGGACCCGGAGCAAGCTCAAACCCGGTGTCCCTCACGGCGATCTCCGATGAGGGCTGCACGAATACGGCCACGGCCACGGTACAAGTTTTCCCCCAGGTCCATGCGGCTTTCGTAGCGGACAGCGCTGGATGTTCACCGCTAAACCCGCACTTCGTGAACCTGAGCACGGGCGCGGGCAGCTACCTCTGGACCTTCGGTGATGGAGGTGGTAGCGCCTCCACGAACCCGGCACATCTGTACTCGCAAAGCGGCTTGGCGGACACCTTGTTCCATCCCGTCCTGATCGCCAACTCCTCCTTCGGCTGCAGCGACACGGCAACGACCACGGTGCTGGTACACCCGGCACCGATCGCACAGTTCACCGCCGCGCCGGCCACGGGTTGCGCACCGGTCACGATCAACTTCCAGGACCTGACCATCGGCGCGGCCTCCATGATCTGGCAGTTCGGCGACGGCACGTTCCAGAACGCGATGCCGGGCAACATTTCGCACGACTACGTGAACAATGGGACCGGCCTGGTGCAGTATCCGGTACACCTCACCGCAACCTCTCCTTTCGGGTGTACGGACACCAGCACCGTTCCTGTAACCGTGTATCCGGCCATCGAGGCCCTTTTCCAACTGCCTGCGGAAGCCTGTTCCCCGGCAGTGGTCAACCTTACGGATGAAAGCACAGGGACCACGCAAGCGCTCTGGAACATGGGCGACGGCGTGACCCTTGTGGGCACTGACATCACGCATACCTACGTGAACCCGGGCACTACGGACATCACCTACACCGTGACCCTGACGGCCACCTCCGCCTACGGATGCACGCGAACCCTCCAGCACGACATCGTCATCCACCCCGCACCCTCGGCCTCTTTCATCGCCACGCCTTTCAGCCAAGTATTTCCGGACGCCACGGTAACGTTCAACAACACCACGCCGAACGGCCAATGGGGCTACTCGTGGTCCATGGGGGACGGCAGCAACTCAACGGCGGAAGACCCCGCAGCGTACACCTACTCCACATGGGGAACGTACACGGTCCTGCTCACGGTGAGCACCGGCATGTGTACCGACACCGCAAGCCAACAGGTCACTATCGTCCCGCCCTTGCCGACGGCCTCCTTCATCGGCAGCGGTGAAGGCTGTGCACCTCTTACCATATCGTTCATGAACACATCCCTGCTTGCACAGGGCTATCAATGGCAGTTCGGGGACGGCGCAACGAGCATCGCGGAAAACCCGGTGCATGAGTACTACACGCCGGGCACCTACACAGTATCGCTTACCGCGTTCGGCATGAACGGGGGCACCAGTACCATGGTGAAGTTGGACTCCGTGATCGTGCATCCTTCGGCCATGGCCTTCTTCACCCTTCAGCCCGCCGAAGTGGTGGCTCCGACACAGCCCCTGTTCACGTATAACCTCAGCACCAATTCCTCCAGTTATGTCTGGGACTTCGGTGACGGGAGCTTCAGCAATGACGCGGCACCGGTCCACTACTATCAGACCCCGGGTGTCTTTGACATCTCGCTGATCGCGAACAACGTTTGGAATTGCCCGGACACTTTCAGCATACCGGGGGCGGTGACGGCCATCGCGGGCGGTGAGATCACCTTCCCCAATGCGTTCACCCCGGGTAACAACGGACCCACGGACGGCGTATACGATCCGAACAGCTTCGATAATGACATTTTCCATCCGCTGAGCAAAGGGGTCCAGGAATACAAACTACAGGTCTTCAACCGATGGGGAGAACTGTTGTTCGAGACGGCGGACATCAACACAGGCTGGGACGGATACTACCGCGGACACTTGTCGAAACAGGATGTATACGTCTGGAAGGCCTACGCCAAGTTCGTGACAGGAGATGAGAAACGCATGACCGGAGACCTTACACTATTACGATGA
- a CDS encoding PD40 domain-containing protein, with protein MKKSQILLPILLMAISLSGTVQAQRGYSRAQYNMLDEARTLMEAGQWTDAYRIYKRLVNVDTTFAETYYGIGMCEANMPDKRDLAPAHFEVAARYGSIEGTYQLALARHRQQRFAEEITLLDHYRNETGRDVPNQEVDRQIDIANTARDLTADPVHLRIRNMGASINSPAHDYCPLVTADGSTIYFTSRRPGSMGGQRDESGQYFEDIYTAQRMDDIWTRAINIQAPVNSAMQDATVGLSPDGNEMIIYRASDLVPDGDLFLTQRAQGVWSTPERMTDQINSKAHEPSATISPDGSEIYFSSDRPGGFGGRDLYRIRRLPNGQWSLPLNLGPKINTPYDEDAPFLHSDGTTLFFSSNGHKTMGGFDIFKAALLDPDMNGWGEPENMGFPLNTVNDDIYFCLSEDGRTGYFSSERAGGLGGQDIYEVVFPTSQVEYLLVRGVVTDGNEAPLKARIILTRSGDDEVFGIYNTNPSTGRYVMAVRPGRDYHVEVSSEGFAPWIYDFHAGDDDTTGEMILDVPLTHNERTAGATPQH; from the coding sequence ATGAAGAAATCGCAAATACTGCTCCCCATATTGCTCATGGCCATTTCGCTCAGCGGAACGGTTCAGGCACAACGCGGGTACAGCCGCGCCCAGTACAACATGCTGGACGAGGCACGTACACTGATGGAGGCCGGGCAATGGACCGACGCCTACCGGATCTATAAGCGCCTGGTGAACGTGGACACGACATTCGCGGAGACCTATTACGGCATCGGGATGTGCGAGGCCAACATGCCGGACAAGCGTGACCTCGCTCCCGCCCATTTCGAGGTGGCCGCACGTTATGGCAGCATTGAGGGCACGTACCAACTGGCGCTCGCACGGCACCGCCAACAGCGTTTCGCGGAGGAGATCACGTTGCTGGACCACTATCGCAATGAGACCGGCCGGGACGTGCCAAACCAGGAGGTGGACCGGCAGATCGACATAGCGAACACAGCACGGGACCTCACAGCGGACCCCGTGCACCTGCGGATACGGAACATGGGCGCGTCCATCAACTCTCCCGCACACGACTATTGCCCGCTGGTGACCGCCGACGGGAGCACGATCTACTTCACCAGCAGAAGGCCCGGATCCATGGGCGGCCAGCGGGATGAGAGCGGTCAGTATTTTGAGGACATCTACACGGCCCAGCGGATGGACGACATCTGGACACGCGCCATCAACATCCAGGCGCCGGTGAACTCCGCTATGCAGGACGCGACCGTAGGCCTCAGTCCGGACGGCAATGAAATGATCATCTACCGGGCCAGCGACCTGGTGCCGGATGGAGACCTCTTCCTCACCCAACGGGCGCAAGGCGTGTGGAGCACGCCCGAGCGCATGACGGACCAGATCAACAGCAAGGCCCATGAACCCAGCGCGACCATTTCCCCGGACGGCTCGGAGATCTATTTCTCCAGCGACCGCCCCGGCGGATTTGGAGGCCGGGACCTCTATCGCATCCGGCGCCTGCCTAACGGACAATGGAGCCTGCCGCTGAACCTCGGCCCAAAGATCAACACGCCTTATGACGAGGACGCACCATTCCTGCACAGTGATGGCACCACGCTCTTCTTCAGCAGCAACGGGCACAAGACCATGGGCGGCTTCGACATCTTCAAGGCCGCACTGCTGGACCCGGACATGAACGGATGGGGAGAGCCGGAGAACATGGGCTTCCCGCTCAATACCGTGAACGACGACATCTACTTCTGCCTCAGCGAGGATGGCCGTACAGGCTATTTCAGCTCCGAGCGGGCAGGCGGTCTTGGGGGCCAGGACATCTATGAGGTGGTCTTCCCCACCAGCCAAGTGGAGTACCTTTTGGTGCGCGGCGTGGTCACCGACGGCAACGAGGCACCCTTAAAGGCGCGGATCATCCTCACGCGATCAGGTGACGACGAGGTATTCGGTATCTACAACACCAATCCAAGCACCGGACGGTACGTCATGGCGGTCCGCCCCGGCCGTGATTACCATGTAGAGGTAAGCTCCGAGGGCTTCGCGCCTTGGATTTACGACTTCCATGCCGGTGATGATGACACCACCGGGGAGATGATCCTTGATGTTCCCTTGACCCACAACGAACGAACCGCCGGCGCAACCCCTCAACACTGA
- a CDS encoding type IX secretion system membrane protein PorP/SprF, translating to MRARYGFSTVAMLCILGQVTAQDPHFTQFYAAPTYLSPAFAGTTIQNRFALQFRDQWPSIPGAFVSYNLAADQYLANLNSGIGIIATRDQAGSGALSSTSFALQYAYEIRLKHKVFLRPALQLGYASRSVDYSKLVFNDQLARGGEVATYEYYDGRKKGYSDIGSGLLFFTPKMWFGVSLQHMNQPNQSLLESEAVLPRQLNMHGGYRFKLRSGGMVRKDPQSIVAAFNYRAQGKFDQLDIGAYYERDPIFAGLWYRGLPVKSYKAGYANNDAIAVLVGFKVGDWRFGYSYDITISRLALNSGGAHEITTIFELADKRKKRSMARRRVVPCAKF from the coding sequence ATGCGCGCCCGGTACGGCTTTTCAACTGTAGCGATGCTCTGCATCCTGGGCCAGGTCACGGCCCAGGATCCGCATTTCACACAGTTCTATGCCGCACCCACTTACCTGAGCCCGGCCTTCGCGGGCACCACGATACAGAACCGCTTCGCGCTCCAGTTCCGCGACCAATGGCCGTCCATACCCGGCGCCTTCGTGAGCTACAACTTGGCCGCAGATCAGTATTTGGCCAACCTCAATAGCGGCATCGGCATCATCGCCACGCGCGACCAGGCCGGCAGCGGGGCCTTGAGCTCCACGAGCTTCGCGCTCCAATATGCCTATGAGATACGCCTGAAACACAAAGTATTCCTGCGGCCTGCACTACAGCTTGGCTACGCCAGCCGTTCGGTGGACTATTCCAAGCTCGTGTTCAACGACCAGCTCGCGCGCGGAGGGGAGGTCGCGACCTATGAATACTACGATGGACGCAAGAAGGGGTACTCCGACATCGGCTCCGGCCTGTTGTTCTTCACACCGAAAATGTGGTTCGGCGTGTCGCTCCAGCACATGAACCAGCCCAACCAATCCCTATTGGAAAGCGAGGCTGTGCTGCCCCGTCAGCTGAACATGCACGGTGGTTATCGTTTTAAGCTGCGTTCGGGCGGCATGGTGCGGAAAGATCCACAGTCCATCGTTGCCGCGTTCAACTATCGGGCACAAGGAAAGTTCGACCAGCTGGACATCGGTGCCTACTACGAACGCGATCCCATCTTCGCCGGTCTTTGGTACCGCGGCCTGCCCGTGAAATCCTACAAAGCCGGCTATGCGAACAACGATGCCATCGCCGTGCTCGTCGGGTTCAAGGTGGGCGATTGGCGCTTTGGCTACAGCTATGACATCACCATTTCCCGCCTCGCGTTGAACAGTGGCGGAGCCCACGAGATCACGACCATCTTCGAGCTGGCGGACAAGCGTAAGAAGCGCTCGATGGCCCGCAGGCGTGTGGTGCCCTGTGCGAAGTTTTGA